In Candidatus Babeliales bacterium, the following are encoded in one genomic region:
- a CDS encoding thymidine kinase — protein sequence MKKSVLTITLLLLLAPLYTYSKTGTLEVICGSMFAGKSEELIRRLRRAKIAQQKTICFSNALDNRYDNSSEQQTRYIASHNGNKVIAEAISNEEDILSFAFKQNLDVIGIDEVQFFSINIIPVICTLVDHGIRVIVPGLDLDFRGQPFPHMATLLALADKVTKLHAICALCGNDAYVSQRLINKQPANYDDPIILVAAQEAYQARCRSCFEIDKKPLCIAIESYE from the coding sequence ATGAAGAAATCAGTTCTTACCATTACCTTATTATTACTACTAGCACCTCTCTATACATATAGCAAAACAGGAACACTTGAAGTTATTTGTGGTTCAATGTTTGCAGGAAAATCTGAAGAACTCATTCGTCGATTGCGCCGTGCAAAAATTGCCCAACAAAAAACCATTTGTTTCAGCAATGCATTAGATAATCGCTATGATAACTCTTCAGAACAACAAACGCGTTATATCGCATCACACAACGGCAATAAAGTGATAGCTGAAGCAATTAGCAACGAAGAAGATATCCTCTCATTTGCATTTAAACAGAACCTTGATGTTATTGGTATCGATGAGGTACAATTTTTTTCTATAAATATCATACCCGTTATCTGCACTCTTGTTGATCATGGTATACGAGTAATTGTACCGGGTCTTGATCTCGATTTCCGAGGACAACCATTTCCACACATGGCCACTCTGTTGGCACTTGCTGACAAAGTCACGAAGCTGCATGCTATTTGTGCCTTATGCGGAAATGATGCATACGTTTCACAACGTTTAATTAATAAACAACCAGCTAATTATGATGATCCAATCATTCTAGTTGCTGCACAAGAAGCATATCAAGCTCGTTGTCGCTCTTGTTTTGAAATTGATAAAAAACCTCTCTGCATTGCAATAGAATCGTATGAGTAA